A genomic segment from Kyrpidia tusciae DSM 2912 encodes:
- the trxA gene encoding thioredoxin — translation MSKEVTDATFASRVEQVAGPVLVDFWAPWCGPCRMLAPVLDELEKEWAGKLEIYRLNVDDNPSTAGRFGIMSIPTLLLFKNGQVVQQVIGYQNKARLSATLRPHLS, via the coding sequence ATGTCGAAAGAAGTGACGGATGCCACGTTCGCCAGTCGAGTCGAGCAGGTGGCCGGGCCGGTATTGGTGGACTTTTGGGCGCCTTGGTGCGGGCCTTGCCGGATGTTGGCTCCAGTTCTTGATGAACTTGAAAAAGAATGGGCTGGAAAACTGGAGATTTATCGGTTGAATGTCGACGATAATCCGAGCACGGCGGGCCGTTTCGGAATCATGAGCATACCCACCCTGCTCTTGTTCAAAAATGGGCAGGTGGTCCAGCAGGTGATCGGTTATCAGAACAAAGCCCGCTTGTCGGCGACCCTTCGGCCCCATTTGAGCTAA
- the proC gene encoding pyrroline-5-carboxylate reductase, with product MIEKNLSFLGAGAIAEALIRGLLDAGAARADRIRVANRWDGQKRDSLARRYGVAAVERPEAIRRGEVLILAMKPKDAGDALVEVRDHLMGQPLILSVLAGIPTEWIERQLGGQIPVVRAMPNTSCRVGESATALAPGRFATAEQMKLAEQIFTAVGRVVVVPESQMDAVTGLSGSGPAYVYYLAEALMASGREMGLDEKVCRGLVEQTLYGAALMLRNTEESPETLRRQVTSPGGTTEAGIQVLERRHVAEALREAVRRAAERSRELQEAFAESAASEAEG from the coding sequence ATGATCGAAAAGAATCTATCTTTTCTCGGTGCCGGGGCGATTGCCGAGGCATTGATTCGGGGATTGCTAGATGCCGGGGCGGCCCGGGCGGACCGGATTCGGGTTGCCAACCGCTGGGACGGGCAAAAAAGGGACAGCCTGGCTCGGCGGTACGGCGTGGCGGCGGTGGAGCGCCCTGAAGCGATTCGCCGGGGCGAGGTGCTGATTCTGGCCATGAAACCGAAAGACGCCGGGGACGCGTTGGTCGAGGTGCGGGATCACCTGATGGGCCAGCCCCTGATCCTTTCGGTTTTGGCCGGCATTCCGACGGAGTGGATTGAGCGGCAGCTCGGGGGACAGATTCCGGTCGTCCGGGCCATGCCGAACACCTCTTGTCGAGTGGGGGAATCGGCCACAGCCCTGGCCCCGGGCCGTTTCGCAACGGCGGAACAGATGAAACTGGCGGAACAGATTTTTACTGCTGTCGGCCGAGTGGTGGTGGTGCCAGAAAGCCAGATGGATGCAGTCACGGGGTTGTCGGGAAGCGGTCCCGCTTACGTATACTACCTGGCCGAAGCCCTGATGGCATCGGGCAGGGAGATGGGTTTGGACGAGAAGGTATGCCGGGGGTTGGTGGAACAGACGCTGTACGGAGCGGCGCTCATGCTCCGCAATACCGAGGAGTCGCCGGAGACCCTGCGGCGGCAGGTCACCTCCCCGGGAGGGACCACGGAAGCGGGAATCCAGGTGTTGGAGCGGCGCCACGTGGCCGAGGCGCTTCGGGAGGCGGTGCGAAGGGCGGCGGAGAGGAGCCGGGAGTTGCAAGAGGCTTTTGCTGAGTCTGCGGCCTCGGAGGCCGAGGGGTAA
- a CDS encoding dihydrolipoamide acetyltransferase family protein: protein MIYQWRLPDVGEGIHEAEIVRWRVQPGEVVTEDQVLLEVQTDKATVEIPSPVAGKVVEVHGDEGQVVPVGTVLVEIETEEGQVSPGLRGVAAESGMPAGSATSGVVGRESERQVPPGSPGTGNGLQRAKAAPVVRRLARELGIDINQVPGTGPGGRVLEEDVRAFAARGGDRDLGGGTSGPEVQVGEGRSETGAQRLSTAEPKKQETVSPVGAREAEGSFAEGQDADEQRIPLRGVRRVIAEHMVQSKFTIPHVTGMDEADVTELVAFRRQVEESAAEGQVKITYLPFIVKAVVAGLKAYPYFNAGLDDERREIVLKRRYHIGIAVDAPDGLLVPIVHDADRKSVLEIAEEIEELKEKARSGSLSPDEMRGGTFTISNIGSFGGLFATPIIHYPQAAILATGKIVRRPVMLEDDRVVGRWMMPISLTFDHRIIDGAAATRFMGYIMQLLGNPMQLMVRI from the coding sequence ATGATTTACCAGTGGAGATTGCCCGATGTGGGGGAAGGGATTCACGAGGCGGAAATTGTTCGTTGGCGAGTGCAGCCCGGTGAGGTGGTCACCGAGGATCAGGTGCTGCTCGAGGTCCAGACGGACAAGGCGACGGTGGAGATCCCAAGCCCAGTTGCGGGAAAGGTCGTGGAGGTACATGGGGACGAAGGACAGGTGGTGCCTGTCGGAACGGTGTTGGTGGAGATCGAGACCGAGGAGGGACAAGTGTCGCCGGGACTGAGAGGGGTTGCGGCGGAAAGCGGCATGCCGGCGGGATCTGCTACCAGTGGCGTTGTGGGCCGGGAATCGGAGCGGCAGGTGCCGCCGGGCAGTCCGGGTACTGGCAATGGATTGCAGCGAGCCAAGGCGGCCCCGGTGGTGAGGCGGCTCGCCCGGGAACTCGGGATCGATATCAATCAGGTACCCGGGACGGGCCCGGGGGGCCGAGTTCTGGAGGAGGACGTGCGGGCCTTTGCCGCCCGGGGAGGTGACCGGGATCTGGGGGGCGGCACTTCCGGCCCGGAGGTTCAGGTTGGGGAAGGTCGTTCGGAGACGGGCGCTCAAAGGTTGTCCACTGCGGAACCGAAGAAACAAGAGACCGTCTCCCCGGTCGGCGCCCGGGAAGCAGAGGGTTCCTTCGCTGAAGGGCAAGACGCGGACGAGCAGAGGATCCCTCTTCGGGGGGTTCGCCGGGTCATCGCGGAACATATGGTGCAGTCAAAATTTACGATCCCCCATGTGACGGGGATGGACGAAGCAGACGTGACCGAGTTGGTGGCGTTCCGGCGGCAAGTGGAGGAAAGTGCGGCCGAGGGGCAGGTCAAGATCACGTATCTGCCCTTTATCGTGAAGGCTGTGGTGGCCGGGTTGAAAGCGTATCCGTATTTCAACGCGGGTCTCGATGACGAACGCCGGGAGATTGTCCTCAAGCGCCGCTACCACATCGGTATTGCGGTGGACGCGCCGGATGGTCTGTTGGTTCCGATCGTTCACGATGCCGATCGCAAAAGTGTGCTGGAGATCGCGGAAGAGATCGAAGAGCTGAAGGAGAAGGCCCGGTCGGGGTCCTTGTCTCCGGACGAGATGCGGGGCGGGACGTTTACAATCAGCAATATCGGTTCGTTCGGCGGCCTGTTTGCCACTCCGATTATTCACTATCCCCAGGCGGCGATCCTAGCCACGGGGAAGATCGTCCGGCGGCCTGTGATGTTGGAGGATGACCGGGTGGTGGGGCGATGGATGATGCCGATTTCCCTGACCTTTGACCATCGAATCATCGATGGGGCCGCGGCCACTCGGTTTATGGGATACATCATGCAGCTTCTCGGCAACCCGATGCAATTGATGGTTCGGATCTAA